TAAAATTCACAAGGTCATAAGATTTATTCGCACCCAAagtttgttatattttcaaattaatacccgtgagtattaaaaatctaaacacatatttatgaataattaaaattaataaaattagttaaattttcaaagtaaaattattatttaattaacaatatattaaaaataataaaatattatccatttctttactaaatttagaaaactaataacttttcttagattaaactttgaaatatcatatttttccttttagtttttttttctttctcattttccaACATTATCATTGATTAATTTCTTTCTCTCACATTTTCTTCTCGAAATCTCATGTCTTTTCCCAATGAAGATGATGTCTTcatcacaaaataaaaatgaattatctttattattaaacaaagataatatcaaaaatatgaaagaaaatgataggaaaaaagaaatggattgatgatgatataaaaaaaagaaagaaaaaatacttaaaaaaatatttaaaaatttaaacttgaaaatattataattttttaaattaaaaataaataaataatatttttcgatcttattaattttaattatttataaattaatagttaaatttttaataattaattaatattagcgGAAGGATACATCAACTTTGGGAGGAAAATAAGTGCTTGGGCCAGTTCAAAAATATTCCTCCGACAACACGACCTCCTTGCGCGTGGACCTCTCTTAGCCCCTCCAAAATTCTATTTCCCCACCTCAccgcaagaaaaaaaaaaaagcaagataTCTATAACAACATTAATCTCACACAACACAACACACACAGCACAAAGCTAAAGCAGAAGAGAGCGAGGAAGCCAGCGAGCCCTATTCTCTGTctggatttgattttgatcttTTTTCCCACCAATCACAGACCCCACATTACACAAGTTCTCTCAATGCCAGCTTCACCTTCCTTTCATTCAggtaatatttataacaatattaatccTAGTTTATACCCTTAATTATTCCTAAATCCTTCGCTCTTCACTCCCAGTCTTTctcaatttaacttattttttacttttagttCCAGATAGTCGAAAATGGAAGAGGCGAAAGCGGGAGCTGAGAAAACCCAAACACGAAGACGACGACGTagacgacgaagacgaagaacaagacaacaacaacaacaacaacaacaacgaCAACGAAACGGACAATCACGTTAATAATTGTAATGGGAATATGGACAACGGCGACGACATACAGCACGCCTCCACGGCACCAGATCCGGTGGGGAACGACAACGAGGTCTTGATTGACGGTGGCACGCGCATCTGCGACTTTCCTCGTGTGGTTCGGCTAAGGGTGAACCGGCCACACGCGTCTGTGATGAACCTTGTGGCGACTGAGAGGGCGAATTTGGTCGGGGAGAGTAGTGGGAGGAGTTCGGTGATGGTGTTGGAGAATATTTCGTACGGGCAGCTGCAGGCTTTGTCGGCTGTGCCTGCCGATTGCGCGGCGTTGGATCCGGAGAGGGGTGATGGCGGGAATTTGGCGTCGTGTGTGATTACTCCTCCGCAAATTATGGAAGGAAAGGGGGTTGTGAAGAGGTTTGGAAATAGAGTTCACGTTGTTCCTATGCATTCAGGTTCTAATTCCATCTCTATATCTGTAAATGCCCCTAAGGTTTAcgctttatttttgtaataaagtaacagttttgattttgaaaagttCTTTTGTATGTTGCTGGTTTATAAGCATAGCTAAATTTTCCATTCCCAAAAGTTTTTCATAGTGGAAGATTGAAGGTAACAAATTGGTTTGGATAGCGTACTTAGGGCgttgagttaatttttttcatgataGAACTAGTGGTGGCAGTTTCTCCGTTACTGCCAAGTTAATTGTCAAGTTTAGTTTGCTGTAAAGTGTAGTGACTAATTGCTTAATTTTAACactgaaaaatttatttaattgtatgtATTACTATCATGGCCGAGATGGCGATATTTTTCAGCTGAAGAAAGTGGTTGGAGGTTGTATTTTGGATCATGTTTAACCTTTATATTACTAAAGGGGAGTTTAGCGGAGTCTCTTTTGTCTTTTTCACATCCAGCTATAGATTTATGTATTCCTACGGTCGCCACGATAAGATATTTTTCAGCTGAAGAAATTGTTTGGGAATTGTATCTTGTTAACCTTTACATTACTTGAAGAGTGTTTAGTGGAGAGCTTTTGTCTTTTTCCCATCCAGTTATGGCTTTGACGTCCAATTTCTCATTTGTGAGGTCCAACAATCCAATGtctgaacaaaaaattttgattggtGTTTAGATTACTCATGTAAGGTCAGACTTTAGTGTTGcataatttttgtcatttgacTGGCACCAAAATTTACTGTTTGCCCATTCTTTTATTGGATATGCACCTGTATTTCTTGTTTAAGGGGATTTgtaattattactatatttgactGTTTGCGGGTCCTCCCATGAGCAGATTGGTTTTCTCCTGCCACAGTAAATCGACTGGAGAGACAAGTGGTGCCACATTTTTTCTCTGGAAAGTCACCAGAACATACACCAGAGAAATACATGGAATGTAGGAACTATATTGTTGCCAAGTACATGGATAATCCAGAGAAGAGGCTTGTGGTTTCTGATTGCCAGGATTTGGTAGAAGGTATTAACAATGAAGATCTAAATCGAATTTTTCGGTTCCTTAATCACTGGGGGATCATTAATTACTGTGCTGCTGCACCAAGTCCTGAGCCTTGGAATACTGGGTCCTATTTGAGGGAGGATTTTAGTGGGGAGGTTCATGTGCCATCAGCCACTTTAAAGTCCATTGACAGTTTGATCAAATTCGACAAGCCTAAGTGTAGAGTCAAGGCAGCTGAAGtatattcatcatcatcatgtcATGATGATGATTTCTTGGACTTGGACAACAGAATTCGAGAGCGTTTATCGGAAAATAATTGCAATTATTGTTTTCAACAAATTCCAGATGTGTACTTTCAGTCACAGAAGGAGGTAATCTACATGTTCTCTCTACcctatgttgttttcttttgcttgTCACTAGTGTTTGGCTGTCCACATGTGGTTGATACTTTGTTCTAAACAAGTGAAACTCTAGAAAGCTATCTGCATTGCTGAAATGTTTTGCTCTGAAATTTTCAATCATTCATGAGGGTAGttaaaactaagtttcttaCATAGCATGGCttaacattcataatataattttggttAAATGGTGTGGATCTTGCTTTATCCTATTTGCAGAGTGATTTAGAAAACAGTGGTTTGGGCTTTagagttttcatttttcttcttatgaCTCTAGTTTTAATCTCCTATGAAAGGTCTTCTGGAATTTCTTGAATGTAACTCGCATATTGTTAAGAAGCTTGTTTGTGGAAACACTGTACTGGGGACTGATTTGGCATTTACACCATGCTTTAGTACTTCAGTTACTTTTCCTGAAATATTATTTCCATAATGTCTTGGTGCTGTCTTGAGCAGTGAGATCATCTCTAAAGGTCTTTGTAAGAGTGCAGATTTATTGCTGGTGAAATAAACCATGGTTTAGCAAAATGAATTCTTTTACATTATGTGTTATTAAATTGGTGGAAGAAAAAGTTATAGTGTACTATTATTTTCATTCCTAATACTTGCTTCACACACTATGGCATGCCAACGGCTTGTGTAACTTTATTATGGTTAAATTAGTTTAAGAACATACACAATTACTTAGGAAGGCTGAGTTACATAgcttttttgttgaaaaatcctttgaaaaaCTTGGTTTAACATAAATTCTGATGTTATTTACTTCTTTTGGTTTCACTGTTTGCTGATCAGCATTGTGTTTAACAGGCTGATGTTCTTCTATGCTCTGATTGTTTCCATGAGGGGAGATTTGTTATTGGTCATTCAAGCCTAGATTTTATTAGGGTGGATCCTACAAAAGATTATGGTGATATGGATGGAGAAACTTGGAGCGATCAAGAAACATTTTTGCTGCTTGAGGGTATAGAAATCTACAATGATAAT
This is a stretch of genomic DNA from Mangifera indica cultivar Alphonso chromosome 11, CATAS_Mindica_2.1, whole genome shotgun sequence. It encodes these proteins:
- the LOC123229513 gene encoding SWI/SNF complex subunit SWI3C-like isoform X1 — encoded protein: MPASPSFHSVPDSRKWKRRKRELRKPKHEDDDVDDEDEEQDNNNNNNNNDNETDNHVNNCNGNMDNGDDIQHASTAPDPVGNDNEVLIDGGTRICDFPRVVRLRVNRPHASVMNLVATERANLVGESSGRSSVMVLENISYGQLQALSAVPADCAALDPERGDGGNLASCVITPPQIMEGKGVVKRFGNRVHVVPMHSDWFSPATVNRLERQVVPHFFSGKSPEHTPEKYMECRNYIVAKYMDNPEKRLVVSDCQDLVEGINNEDLNRIFRFLNHWGIINYCAAAPSPEPWNTGSYLREDFSGEVHVPSATLKSIDSLIKFDKPKCRVKAAEVYSSSSCHDDDFLDLDNRIRERLSENNCNYCFQQIPDVYFQSQKEADVLLCSDCFHEGRFVIGHSSLDFIRVDPTKDYGDMDGETWSDQETFLLLEGIEIYNDNWNEIAEHVGTKSKAQCILHFVRLPMEDGVLESIEVPNSSKPSDSSSRDDRGRLHSTLNGDLPGSCLQEADTESQLPFSNSGNPVMALVAFLASAVGPRVAAACAHAALVTMSEQMEGSGHSNRMNAESVRREGGFHGDNANSTQQKEENLTHGSWGQNGAEVSPLAADKVKMGAKAGLSAAATKAKLFADHEEREIQRLSANIINHQLKRLELKLKQFAEVETLLMRECEQVEKTRQRFAADRARVVLARFGTAGVPSQMNMPSVAPSMVNSMGDNRQEVMSASSSQPSILGYGGKPNQPVHPHMQFRPQQSMFPMGQRMPITTLQASSSVPSNVMFSNSGNAQPAMNHPMLRSVSGTSSGLG
- the LOC123229513 gene encoding SWI/SNF complex subunit SWI3C-like isoform X2, which translates into the protein MPASPSFHSDSRKWKRRKRELRKPKHEDDDVDDEDEEQDNNNNNNNNDNETDNHVNNCNGNMDNGDDIQHASTAPDPVGNDNEVLIDGGTRICDFPRVVRLRVNRPHASVMNLVATERANLVGESSGRSSVMVLENISYGQLQALSAVPADCAALDPERGDGGNLASCVITPPQIMEGKGVVKRFGNRVHVVPMHSDWFSPATVNRLERQVVPHFFSGKSPEHTPEKYMECRNYIVAKYMDNPEKRLVVSDCQDLVEGINNEDLNRIFRFLNHWGIINYCAAAPSPEPWNTGSYLREDFSGEVHVPSATLKSIDSLIKFDKPKCRVKAAEVYSSSSCHDDDFLDLDNRIRERLSENNCNYCFQQIPDVYFQSQKEADVLLCSDCFHEGRFVIGHSSLDFIRVDPTKDYGDMDGETWSDQETFLLLEGIEIYNDNWNEIAEHVGTKSKAQCILHFVRLPMEDGVLESIEVPNSSKPSDSSSRDDRGRLHSTLNGDLPGSCLQEADTESQLPFSNSGNPVMALVAFLASAVGPRVAAACAHAALVTMSEQMEGSGHSNRMNAESVRREGGFHGDNANSTQQKEENLTHGSWGQNGAEVSPLAADKVKMGAKAGLSAAATKAKLFADHEEREIQRLSANIINHQLKRLELKLKQFAEVETLLMRECEQVEKTRQRFAADRARVVLARFGTAGVPSQMNMPSVAPSMVNSMGDNRQEVMSASSSQPSILGYGGKPNQPVHPHMQFRPQQSMFPMGQRMPITTLQASSSVPSNVMFSNSGNAQPAMNHPMLRSVSGTSSGLG